From the Streptomyces pluripotens genome, one window contains:
- a CDS encoding LuxR C-terminal-related transcriptional regulator, with translation MLDVLGLDSEAEAIYRGMLTNPRDGVACLAARLGLAEERVRSGLDRLSELALIQPSAREGIGFRAIGPEAAMKILLARQQAELVAQQMRVEASRAAAAQLIAECSSLRTVAKESESEQLTDLEAIRERLAELAQFAQYEVATFAPGGAHLPDDLATSWAPNPALLNRGVRTRTIYLDSMRNHPPTRDHARWLHARDRQVRTAPDLPIRMIIFDRSRAVLPIDTDDARAGGVVLSGAGTVVALCALFESVWSTATPLGAAPKHEANGMPPQERAVLKMLAQGSTDESIAKRLGVSPRTARRIAATLMERLDARSRFEAGVHAVQDGWLPATR, from the coding sequence ATGTTGGACGTTTTGGGCCTCGACTCCGAGGCTGAAGCCATCTACCGGGGGATGCTGACCAATCCCCGGGATGGCGTCGCATGTCTGGCGGCCCGGCTGGGCCTGGCTGAGGAAAGGGTCCGGTCCGGTCTGGACCGGCTCAGTGAACTCGCTCTGATCCAGCCGTCGGCCCGCGAGGGAATCGGGTTCCGGGCGATCGGCCCGGAGGCCGCGATGAAGATCCTGCTGGCCCGCCAGCAGGCAGAACTGGTGGCACAACAGATGCGCGTGGAGGCGTCCAGGGCCGCCGCGGCCCAACTGATCGCCGAGTGTTCGTCACTGCGGACGGTCGCCAAGGAGAGCGAATCAGAACAGCTGACCGACCTGGAGGCGATCCGGGAGCGGCTGGCGGAGCTCGCCCAGTTCGCGCAGTACGAGGTCGCCACCTTCGCGCCGGGCGGCGCGCACCTGCCCGACGATCTCGCGACCAGCTGGGCGCCGAACCCCGCGCTGCTCAACCGGGGTGTCCGCACGCGGACCATCTACCTGGACAGCATGCGCAACCACCCGCCCACGCGGGACCACGCCCGTTGGCTGCACGCGCGTGACAGGCAGGTGCGTACCGCGCCCGACCTGCCGATCCGGATGATCATCTTCGACCGGAGCCGGGCGGTGCTGCCCATCGACACCGACGATGCGCGGGCCGGCGGGGTGGTGCTGAGCGGCGCCGGTACGGTCGTCGCCCTGTGCGCCCTGTTCGAGAGCGTGTGGAGTACGGCGACACCGCTGGGGGCCGCCCCGAAGCACGAGGCGAACGGGATGCCGCCGCAGGAGCGCGCCGTCCTCAAGATGCTCGCCCAGGGCTCCACCGACGAGTCCATCGCCAAACGCCTCGGTGTCTCCCCACGCACGGCCCGACGCATCGCGGCGACCCTGATGGAACGCCTGGACGCCCGCAGCCGCTTCGAGGCGGGGGTGCATGCCGTCCAGGACGGCTGGCTCCCCGCCACGCGCTGA
- a CDS encoding beta-ketoacyl-[acyl-carrier-protein] synthase family protein, whose product MTAPRIALTGLGLITGAGDDVEKCWSSISSGVSGIRTNTLFDTSELLTDWAGMVTGEQPEDLDRCYGLAATAIREALGRSGLDLDTVDRDRVAVVVGSSLGAMPTLEGVHAGLVHEGKLDAEQAAASQLSCVGDYIAAEFDLRGPRVVLSNACAASAVALGYAAELLWKGDVDYVVCGGVDPLASLSAYGFSALGALDPEPCSPLSASTGLTLGEGAGFMVLEPSDRAAARGARVLAELGGYGLSCDGYHQTAPDPSGKGARAAMAQALETAGLTPDDVDYLNLHGTGTPANDASEPKAVKLLFGTDIPPASSTKSIVGHTLGAAGAVEAVVSTLAIDRGTLPPTINTRGMDSPAGLDIIPETGRAARPEVVISNSFAFGGNNASVVLNRPGRPGSAPRRTEQVHEVVVTGVAGLAGSAGTTADLVAALDEERPVFAGLEHVAGVGEVPVGRVDVKSASRGVNPSRARRMDPLSLLAAAAVADLYGRHGKPSRAEAEGTGIVFATGYGPVTSVLRFHKGVLQQGISGANPALFANTVVNAAAGHVAMLHRYRGYTATIANGGTSSVLALQLAARVIARGMAERIMVVIADEFPEQALATQAGLPGYARSPHVVPGGRTGQVLSEGAAAILVESRASADARGAEVLAAVRGYGASGEAVGIGRLGRDGEAWSRSLRAAMAEAGTAPDEIDTVVSAASGYSLVDIAQSRALRLAGLADRPLLTPKALLGETYGSAGALGLVAALSAPEPRGNVLLSSFAYGGSYAAAVFDAGA is encoded by the coding sequence ATGACCGCGCCGAGAATCGCCCTCACGGGCCTGGGGCTGATCACCGGTGCCGGGGACGACGTCGAGAAGTGCTGGTCGTCCATCTCGTCCGGGGTCTCCGGCATCCGCACCAACACCCTCTTCGACACCTCCGAGTTGCTGACCGATTGGGCGGGGATGGTCACCGGCGAGCAGCCGGAGGACCTCGACCGCTGCTACGGCCTCGCCGCAACCGCCATCCGGGAGGCCCTGGGGCGCAGCGGCCTCGACCTCGACACCGTGGACCGTGACCGGGTCGCCGTCGTGGTGGGTTCCAGCCTCGGCGCGATGCCGACGTTGGAGGGGGTCCACGCGGGCCTGGTCCACGAGGGGAAGCTGGACGCGGAGCAGGCAGCCGCTTCGCAGTTGTCCTGCGTGGGCGACTACATCGCTGCCGAGTTCGATCTGCGCGGCCCGCGCGTGGTCCTCTCCAACGCCTGTGCGGCCAGCGCGGTGGCGCTCGGCTACGCGGCCGAGCTGCTGTGGAAGGGGGACGTCGACTACGTGGTCTGCGGCGGCGTCGACCCCCTCGCCTCACTGTCGGCGTACGGGTTCAGCGCGCTGGGTGCGCTCGACCCGGAGCCCTGCTCGCCGTTGTCGGCGTCCACGGGCCTGACCCTCGGGGAGGGGGCCGGGTTCATGGTGCTGGAGCCGTCGGACCGCGCCGCCGCCCGCGGTGCCCGGGTCCTCGCGGAGCTCGGCGGTTACGGCCTGTCCTGCGACGGCTACCACCAGACCGCTCCGGACCCCAGCGGCAAGGGCGCCCGCGCCGCCATGGCCCAGGCCCTGGAGACCGCCGGTCTCACCCCGGACGACGTGGACTACCTCAACCTGCACGGCACCGGCACCCCGGCCAACGACGCCTCCGAGCCCAAGGCGGTGAAGCTGCTGTTCGGCACGGACATCCCGCCGGCCAGCTCCACCAAGTCCATCGTCGGCCACACGCTCGGCGCCGCCGGGGCAGTGGAGGCCGTCGTCAGCACCCTCGCCATCGACCGGGGCACACTGCCGCCGACCATCAACACCCGGGGCATGGACTCCCCGGCCGGCCTGGACATCATCCCCGAGACCGGCCGTGCGGCCCGGCCCGAGGTGGTCATCTCCAACTCCTTCGCCTTCGGCGGCAACAACGCCTCCGTCGTGCTGAACCGGCCCGGCAGGCCCGGTTCGGCTCCGCGCCGCACCGAACAGGTCCACGAAGTCGTCGTCACCGGCGTCGCCGGGCTGGCGGGCTCGGCCGGTACCACCGCCGACCTGGTCGCGGCCCTGGACGAGGAGCGTCCGGTCTTCGCCGGTCTGGAGCACGTCGCCGGGGTCGGCGAGGTCCCGGTCGGCCGGGTGGACGTCAAGTCCGCGTCCAGGGGGGTCAACCCGAGCCGTGCCCGGCGTATGGACCCGTTGAGCCTGCTGGCCGCCGCCGCGGTCGCGGACCTCTACGGCCGCCACGGCAAGCCTTCCCGGGCCGAGGCCGAGGGCACCGGAATCGTCTTCGCCACCGGATACGGCCCCGTCACCTCCGTCCTCCGGTTCCACAAGGGCGTCCTCCAGCAGGGCATCAGCGGGGCCAACCCGGCGCTGTTCGCCAACACGGTCGTCAACGCCGCCGCCGGACACGTGGCGATGCTCCACCGCTACCGCGGCTACACGGCGACCATCGCGAACGGCGGTACCAGCTCGGTGCTCGCGCTCCAGCTCGCCGCCCGGGTGATCGCGCGCGGCATGGCCGAGCGCATCATGGTCGTGATCGCTGACGAGTTCCCCGAGCAGGCCCTTGCCACGCAGGCCGGCCTCCCCGGCTACGCCCGCTCCCCGCACGTGGTGCCGGGCGGCCGTACCGGACAGGTGCTCAGCGAGGGCGCTGCCGCGATCCTGGTGGAGAGCCGGGCCTCGGCCGACGCCCGCGGCGCAGAGGTCCTGGCCGCGGTCAGGGGCTACGGCGCCTCCGGCGAGGCCGTGGGCATCGGCCGGCTCGGGCGGGACGGCGAGGCCTGGTCGCGCTCGCTGCGCGCGGCGATGGCCGAGGCAGGGACGGCGCCGGACGAGATCGACACCGTGGTCTCCGCGGCCTCCGGATACAGCCTGGTCGACATCGCCCAGTCCCGCGCCCTGCGCCTGGCGGGCCTCGCGGACCGCCCGCTGCTCACCCCGAAGGCGCTCCTGGGCGAGACCTACGGCAGTGCCGGCGCCCTGGGCCTGGTGGCGGCCCTGAGCGCCCCGGAGCCGCGCGGCAACGTTCTCCTGTCCAGCTTCGCCTACGGCGGCAGCTACGCGGCCGCCGTATTCGACGCGGGGGCGTGA
- the fabZ gene encoding 3-hydroxyacyl-ACP dehydratase FabZ: MTARPEAPAKKKFSYSSDDIKRMLPHRWPMLMIDRAHDVVPGVSGLGVKAVSVNEPFFAGHYPDHSIMPGVMIVEAMAQLVAVVYVAEIIEAPESEAAAGDPSESVGYLGSISSMKFSRLVVPGDQLTLEAKLGQRLGALRQVSVRAKVGSELAASGSLIVTTGRKA; this comes from the coding sequence GTGACGGCTCGTCCCGAGGCCCCCGCCAAGAAGAAGTTCTCCTACTCCTCCGACGACATCAAGCGGATGCTCCCGCACCGCTGGCCGATGCTGATGATCGACCGCGCCCACGACGTCGTCCCGGGCGTCTCCGGCCTCGGGGTCAAGGCCGTCTCGGTGAACGAGCCCTTCTTCGCGGGCCACTACCCGGACCACTCGATCATGCCGGGTGTGATGATCGTCGAGGCCATGGCCCAGCTGGTCGCCGTGGTGTACGTCGCCGAGATCATCGAGGCTCCCGAGAGCGAGGCCGCCGCCGGTGATCCGTCCGAGAGCGTCGGCTACCTCGGGTCGATCAGCTCGATGAAGTTCTCCCGGCTCGTCGTCCCCGGTGACCAGTTGACGCTGGAGGCCAAGCTCGGGCAGCGCCTGGGCGCGCTGCGGCAGGTGTCGGTGCGGGCGAAGGTCGGCTCCGAGCTCGCCGCCTCCGGCTCCCTGATCGTCACCACTGGCCGCAAGGCCTAG
- a CDS encoding aminomethyltransferase family protein: protein MTTTTAAALRTHADDYATLRTSVGAYRIEAPLVRISGDDRPELLDLFLAKSSDYVEPDTVREVLALNADGTPFAILLHFEIGEDSWLLPRTRVGADELRAYLGELECPAGVEVEIEPEGWGATAFEGPTAWSVAAKFVDFDISGLTLHAVTESAVPEDSAAVAHLARVGTTGEYGYLLITDAPGTAHASVLAAVEEQGGAPVGTEGLARVQAEAGMGVYACGFADLTVNQADLSWMIDWNRIGEFHGSEDLVRPTTEAARLAALAAPADSRFTAGTQVTAAGQTVGTVLWQAPAANPEEELVLALLDGPFWVPGLELAARDEQDAERPLRTATLPRVIARSLSTRIS from the coding sequence ATGACCACGACCACCGCCGCCGCCCTCCGCACCCACGCGGACGACTACGCCACCCTGCGCACCTCCGTCGGCGCCTACCGGATCGAGGCCCCGCTGGTGCGCATCTCCGGCGACGACCGGCCGGAGCTGCTGGACCTGTTCCTGGCCAAGTCGAGCGACTACGTCGAGCCGGACACCGTCCGTGAGGTGCTGGCGCTGAACGCCGACGGGACCCCGTTCGCGATCCTGCTGCACTTCGAGATCGGCGAGGACTCCTGGCTGCTGCCGCGCACCCGGGTCGGCGCCGACGAACTGCGGGCGTACCTCGGCGAGCTGGAGTGCCCGGCGGGCGTCGAGGTGGAGATCGAGCCGGAGGGCTGGGGGGCCACCGCGTTCGAGGGGCCGACGGCCTGGTCGGTGGCGGCGAAGTTCGTCGACTTCGACATCTCCGGTCTGACCCTGCACGCGGTCACCGAGTCCGCGGTACCCGAGGACTCGGCCGCCGTGGCCCACCTGGCCCGCGTCGGCACCACCGGCGAGTACGGCTACCTGCTGATCACCGATGCTCCCGGGACCGCTCACGCGTCCGTGCTGGCCGCGGTCGAGGAGCAGGGCGGTGCACCGGTCGGCACCGAAGGGCTGGCCCGGGTACAGGCCGAGGCCGGCATGGGCGTCTACGCCTGCGGGTTCGCCGATCTCACGGTGAACCAGGCTGACCTGTCCTGGATGATCGACTGGAACCGCATCGGCGAGTTCCACGGCTCCGAGGACCTGGTGAGGCCGACGACCGAAGCGGCCAGGCTGGCCGCGCTGGCCGCCCCCGCCGACAGCCGTTTCACGGCCGGCACGCAGGTGACCGCGGCCGGGCAGACGGTCGGCACAGTCCTGTGGCAGGCGCCCGCCGCCAACCCGGAGGAGGAGCTGGTCCTCGCCCTCCTGGACGGTCCCTTCTGGGTTCCCGGCCTCGAACTCGCCGCCCGGGACGAGCAGGACGCCGAGCGTCCACTGCGCACCGCGACCCTGCCCCGTGTCATCGCCCGTTCGCTCAGCACGAGGATCTCCTGA
- a CDS encoding AfsR/SARP family transcriptional regulator, translating to MAEEDMEFLVLGSLETRESGEPIPVRGMRQQRLLALLLLNANRVVPVDVLVDELWQDPPSSARPQIHNAIRDLRRILPATGGASLVTVNVGYRLVVREDAIDAHRFTSRVRAAKVAEREGRCGEAIRLLQAAVDLWRGDAFAGIQCPAITSAAVKLNEQRLTAIEDLMALRLRIGETSSLVGELHALIAEYPLRDSLRASLMIALCRSGRQADALAVYNEGRRFLVDALGLEPSPQLRALHAAILANSPNVHGAGTSDLATSRSQSPQDRAPAAPGAPRNYLPYDLVDFTGRAAEVDAVLAVTGGEQSRSPVMVVIDGMGGVGKTTLAVHLAHRVTPHYPDGQYFINLHGFSATRSPMPTERALGLLLQANGLAPKEIPDTLEERSALWRSRLAGRRCLIVLDDAADSAHVTPLLPGTGGSLVLVTSRRKLTALDGAQPLCLDVLPHGDAVTLFTRIVGKPRAAHDPARTTEAVELCGRLPLALRIAATRLRDRPSWAVADLVERLADTAQRSRCLRTADRDLMAALRVSYNQLTQSERKFSRLISLHPSSSYDVPHAAAITGLPAADVEHHFDVLVENNLIREESPARYSFHRLVRDCTRELLAEDAPVAV from the coding sequence GTGGCAGAAGAAGACATGGAATTCCTGGTCCTGGGTTCTCTGGAAACGCGTGAATCGGGCGAACCGATCCCCGTCCGGGGCATGCGCCAGCAGCGGCTCCTCGCCCTGCTGCTCCTCAACGCCAATCGGGTCGTCCCGGTGGACGTGCTCGTGGACGAACTGTGGCAGGACCCCCCTTCCTCGGCCCGCCCGCAGATCCACAACGCGATCCGCGACCTGCGTCGCATCCTCCCCGCCACCGGCGGCGCCAGCCTGGTCACGGTCAACGTCGGCTACCGGCTCGTCGTACGCGAGGACGCCATCGACGCCCACCGCTTCACCAGCCGCGTCCGCGCCGCCAAGGTGGCGGAGCGGGAGGGCCGGTGCGGCGAGGCCATCCGGCTGCTCCAGGCAGCGGTGGACCTCTGGCGGGGCGACGCCTTCGCCGGCATCCAGTGTCCGGCGATCACCAGCGCTGCCGTCAAACTCAACGAGCAGCGACTGACCGCCATCGAGGACCTCATGGCGCTCCGTCTGCGGATCGGCGAGACCAGTTCCCTGGTCGGCGAATTGCACGCACTGATCGCCGAATACCCGCTGCGCGACTCCCTCCGCGCCAGCCTGATGATCGCGCTGTGCCGCAGCGGGCGACAGGCCGACGCCCTCGCGGTCTACAACGAGGGCCGCCGCTTCCTGGTGGACGCGCTCGGCCTCGAACCGAGCCCCCAACTGCGTGCGTTGCACGCCGCGATCCTCGCCAACTCGCCGAACGTGCACGGCGCCGGCACCTCCGACCTCGCGACCAGCCGTTCCCAGTCCCCGCAGGACCGCGCCCCGGCGGCACCCGGCGCCCCCCGCAACTACCTGCCGTACGACCTCGTGGACTTCACGGGCCGCGCCGCCGAGGTGGACGCCGTGCTGGCCGTGACCGGAGGAGAGCAGAGCCGTTCACCGGTCATGGTCGTGATCGACGGCATGGGCGGCGTCGGCAAGACCACACTCGCCGTACACCTCGCCCACCGTGTCACCCCGCACTACCCGGACGGCCAGTACTTCATCAACCTGCACGGGTTCAGCGCCACCCGGTCACCGATGCCGACCGAACGCGCCCTCGGCCTGCTCCTCCAGGCAAACGGACTCGCCCCCAAGGAGATCCCGGACACCCTGGAGGAACGCAGCGCCCTGTGGCGTTCGCGCCTGGCGGGTCGGCGCTGCCTGATCGTCCTCGATGACGCCGCCGACAGCGCTCACGTCACTCCCCTGCTGCCGGGCACCGGCGGCTCGCTGGTGCTGGTCACCAGCCGCCGCAAGCTCACCGCACTGGACGGCGCACAGCCGCTCTGCCTCGACGTCCTGCCCCATGGCGACGCCGTCACCCTCTTCACCCGGATCGTCGGCAAGCCGCGCGCCGCCCACGACCCCGCGCGGACCACCGAAGCGGTCGAGCTGTGCGGCCGACTCCCCCTCGCCCTGCGCATCGCCGCGACCCGGCTGCGCGACCGTCCGTCATGGGCGGTGGCCGACCTCGTCGAACGCCTCGCCGACACAGCACAGCGCTCCCGCTGCCTACGCACCGCCGACCGCGACCTGATGGCTGCACTGCGGGTGTCGTACAACCAACTCACCCAATCTGAAAGGAAGTTCAGCCGCCTCATCAGCCTTCACCCGTCCTCCTCGTACGACGTTCCGCACGCCGCCGCCATCACGGGGCTGCCCGCAGCCGACGTGGAGCACCACTTCGACGTGCTGGTCGAGAACAACCTCATCCGGGAGGAGTCGCCGGCCCGCTACTCCTTCCACCGCCTGGTCCGGGACTGCACACGGGAGTTGCTGGCGGAGGACGCCCCGGTGGCGGTGTGA
- a CDS encoding DHA2 family efflux MFS transporter permease subunit: MSLTEQTEEDAPSPPSGPSGPTLITLAAAITGGFLALLDTTIVNVSLHDTTVRFGDIGHVQWVVTTYLIALAATMPATGWLATRFGVRRVFAGATVLFALGSASCALSQTLPELITARGVSGAAAGVLTPVSTILLTRGVPREQLGRVQGLNGTVMLISPLLGPTVGGLLVQAGGWSAVYVVNIPLCAALLAVTLWRVPKDTPAGGNAKPLDVVGLLSSGACTVCMVLAIHEFSGHALEGTAAFLVPLALAVASGAVFVVRELRARFPLLDVRLFANRVYRTAAINIFCLGFVLYSPMMLIPLYFETARGESAVTTGLLMSTGGLGVVSAAWLCQVLMKRIGGGGTVLAGIVLTILATAPLTTLSGHSSYVMLCASLVVRGLGTGLTIVPAMTRAFQSIRPESIPDASSQLNLIQRIGGALALAVVTVFLEQAARRLHGLVPGAFAHSFAWLLGIYAVTLLPALALLLADRREARLSGAEA, translated from the coding sequence ATGTCCCTGACCGAACAGACCGAAGAGGACGCCCCGAGTCCGCCGTCGGGGCCCTCCGGCCCCACCCTCATTACCCTCGCCGCGGCCATCACCGGCGGCTTCCTCGCCCTGCTCGACACCACGATCGTCAACGTGTCCCTGCACGACACGACGGTCCGCTTCGGCGACATCGGCCATGTCCAGTGGGTGGTGACCACCTATCTGATCGCCCTGGCGGCGACGATGCCGGCCACCGGCTGGCTGGCCACCCGGTTCGGTGTGCGGCGTGTCTTCGCCGGTGCGACCGTGCTGTTCGCGCTGGGCTCGGCGAGCTGTGCGCTCAGCCAGACCCTGCCGGAACTGATCACCGCGCGGGGCGTGTCCGGCGCGGCGGCCGGTGTCCTCACGCCCGTCTCCACGATCCTGCTGACCCGTGGCGTGCCCCGTGAACAGTTGGGCCGCGTGCAGGGCCTGAACGGCACTGTCATGTTGATCAGCCCGCTCCTCGGCCCCACCGTCGGCGGCCTGCTGGTCCAGGCGGGCGGCTGGTCCGCCGTGTACGTCGTCAACATCCCGCTGTGTGCCGCCCTGCTCGCGGTCACCTTGTGGAGGGTGCCCAAGGACACCCCGGCCGGCGGGAACGCGAAACCGCTGGACGTGGTGGGCCTGCTGTCCTCCGGTGCCTGCACGGTGTGCATGGTGCTGGCCATCCACGAGTTCTCCGGCCATGCCCTGGAGGGCACGGCGGCCTTCCTGGTCCCGCTGGCCCTCGCCGTGGCGAGCGGTGCCGTGTTCGTCGTGCGGGAGCTGCGTGCGAGGTTCCCGCTGCTGGACGTACGCCTGTTCGCGAACCGGGTCTACCGCACGGCCGCCATCAACATCTTCTGCCTGGGCTTCGTCCTCTACTCACCGATGATGCTGATCCCGCTGTACTTCGAGACCGCGCGCGGTGAGAGCGCCGTGACCACGGGCCTGTTGATGTCCACGGGCGGTCTCGGCGTGGTCTCGGCCGCCTGGCTGTGCCAGGTCCTGATGAAGCGCATCGGCGGGGGCGGCACCGTCCTGGCGGGCATCGTCCTGACGATCCTCGCGACGGCGCCGCTGACCACGCTGTCCGGCCACTCGTCGTACGTCATGCTGTGCGCCAGTCTGGTGGTGCGGGGCCTGGGCACCGGTCTGACGATCGTGCCGGCGATGACCCGGGCCTTCCAGTCGATCCGGCCCGAGTCCATCCCGGACGCCTCCTCGCAGCTGAACCTGATCCAGCGGATCGGCGGCGCGTTGGCCCTGGCCGTGGTGACGGTGTTCCTGGAGCAGGCGGCGCGCCGGCTCCACGGGCTGGTGCCGGGCGCCTTCGCCCACTCCTTCGCTTGGCTCCTCGGTATCTACGCCGTCACCCTGCTGCCTGCTCTGGCGCTTCTCCTCGCCGACCGCAGGGAGGCCCGCCTGAGCGGAGCGGAAGCGTAG
- a CDS encoding GNAT family N-acetyltransferase, translating to MSITIRPYQQDDAYGIAELYNRHRDNPNPVAGGVSGEELDRELAERDTDRFLVAVDDGRVVGTFGLFHTTGRRSARAGELIADMFFVAPAYRNGVITGRLFTEAVEWMVQSGCLVLRLTVNPANSVAFKLYRRVGCVSVGHTVPGEDGNVELHNYIPLILRSVFADLGDEVRAALGQLSSFGTVTESRDGELRSDVRPVDGVRTVDYQLALGEFRLTASVDVDRGVVREAAVTGPDGAARSLRLTEPPYQVRATRRLTPHRFGSDGLVCELDGDDGTLRVLADGHHGPLLVSTWPSCRANRPAGWREGEPRDLDVVPVEGGVRVTERCGDKEVVGTVTLEGGVLHQVFAFTDQPGRIFQSVGLRQGTFVHPDGQHHPIGLGLGVRDASEVVAAAQPVPVGARLAWHGASVEIGMPVHEPARLIHSGLLERGLTLGADGVARLRTEFRGTAAVRTAATSRTAPKGGAVRRVELSAASAGVTSWKEGTTKVLRSPYPRTRAFGCNPRWSAGMWVTTEHSRFSRASGLGWGVRTAGGWEEKHPLALFAPRERIGWEVIAPEDPAEPVRVDIQAPDGEEEIVLWLTPNTPRKTTVVLDSAGTRWELASSDFRQVWAASASVRLSDGSWLDCRPAGPGAEHAELVLRTTSSGLLIGCVSPAARGTSWHLAVHTG from the coding sequence ATGTCCATCACGATCCGCCCGTACCAGCAGGACGACGCGTACGGCATCGCTGAGCTCTACAACCGCCACCGTGACAACCCGAACCCGGTGGCCGGCGGAGTCAGCGGTGAGGAGTTGGACCGCGAGCTGGCCGAACGGGACACGGACAGGTTCCTCGTGGCCGTCGACGACGGGCGTGTGGTGGGCACCTTCGGCCTGTTCCACACCACTGGCCGGCGTTCGGCCCGCGCCGGTGAGCTCATCGCCGACATGTTCTTCGTGGCCCCCGCCTACCGCAACGGCGTCATCACCGGACGGCTGTTCACCGAGGCCGTGGAGTGGATGGTGCAGTCCGGCTGCCTCGTGCTGCGGCTCACCGTCAACCCGGCCAACTCGGTGGCGTTCAAGCTCTACCGGCGGGTCGGCTGTGTGTCCGTGGGGCACACCGTGCCCGGCGAGGACGGCAACGTCGAACTGCACAACTACATCCCGCTGATCCTGCGCAGCGTCTTCGCCGACCTCGGCGACGAGGTCAGGGCGGCGCTCGGCCAGTTGAGCAGCTTCGGCACCGTCACCGAGTCCCGGGACGGCGAGCTGCGCTCCGACGTCCGTCCGGTGGACGGGGTCCGTACCGTCGACTACCAGCTGGCCCTCGGCGAGTTCCGGCTCACCGCGAGCGTGGACGTCGACCGGGGCGTGGTGCGCGAGGCGGCGGTCACCGGCCCCGACGGCGCCGCCCGCTCCCTGCGGCTCACCGAACCGCCCTACCAGGTGCGCGCCACGCGGCGGCTGACACCGCACCGGTTCGGGTCGGACGGGCTGGTGTGCGAGCTGGACGGCGATGACGGGACCCTGCGGGTGCTGGCCGACGGCCACCACGGGCCGCTGCTCGTCTCCACCTGGCCCAGCTGCCGGGCGAACCGTCCGGCGGGCTGGCGGGAGGGCGAGCCGCGCGATCTGGACGTGGTGCCCGTCGAAGGCGGGGTCCGGGTCACCGAGCGGTGCGGGGACAAGGAGGTGGTGGGCACCGTCACCCTCGAAGGGGGCGTCCTGCACCAGGTCTTCGCTTTCACCGACCAGCCGGGCCGGATCTTCCAGTCCGTCGGACTGCGTCAGGGCACCTTCGTCCACCCCGACGGACAGCACCATCCGATCGGTCTCGGCCTCGGTGTCCGGGACGCCTCCGAGGTGGTCGCCGCGGCCCAACCCGTGCCCGTCGGTGCCCGGCTGGCCTGGCACGGCGCCTCGGTCGAGATCGGCATGCCGGTGCACGAACCGGCCCGGCTGATCCACAGCGGACTGCTGGAGCGGGGCCTCACCCTCGGCGCGGACGGCGTGGCGCGCCTGCGCACCGAGTTCCGCGGCACGGCAGCCGTCCGGACCGCGGCCACCTCCCGTACGGCCCCGAAGGGCGGCGCGGTCCGCCGGGTGGAGCTCAGTGCCGCCTCCGCCGGCGTCACCTCGTGGAAGGAGGGCACCACCAAGGTTCTGCGCAGCCCGTATCCACGCACCCGCGCCTTCGGCTGCAACCCGCGCTGGTCGGCGGGGATGTGGGTGACCACGGAGCACAGCCGGTTCAGCCGCGCCAGTGGTCTCGGCTGGGGGGTGCGGACGGCAGGCGGCTGGGAGGAGAAGCACCCGCTCGCCCTGTTCGCCCCGCGCGAGCGCATCGGCTGGGAGGTCATCGCCCCCGAGGACCCGGCCGAGCCGGTACGCGTCGACATCCAGGCTCCGGACGGCGAGGAGGAGATCGTCCTCTGGCTCACCCCGAACACCCCGCGGAAGACCACCGTGGTCCTCGACTCCGCCGGCACTCGCTGGGAGCTGGCCTCCTCCGACTTCCGCCAGGTGTGGGCCGCTTCGGCCTCAGTCCGACTGTCCGACGGCAGCTGGCTGGACTGCCGGCCCGCCGGGCCGGGCGCCGAGCACGCGGAACTCGTCCTGCGCACCACCTCCAGCGGCCTGCTGATCGGCTGTGTCTCGCCGGCAGCGCGGGGGACCTCCTGGCACCTGGCCGTCCACACCGGCTGA